Proteins encoded together in one Riemerella anatipestifer window:
- the rfbD gene encoding dTDP-4-dehydrorhamnose reductase, whose amino-acid sequence MSRILVTGAGGQLGNCFKKLEENYPQYNFVFKTSKELDITDEGAVLDIFNEEKPSVCINAAAYTAVDLAEQEQEKAYDINANGVENLAKACQENQTLLIHISTDYVFDGDTNLPYSEDDFTNPLGVYGKSKLRGEELALENNPNTIVIRTSWLYSEFNKNFVKTMLHLFSQKDELNIVNDQFGQPTNANDLAEAVMKIIETPSKKMGIYHFSNYSETTWYEFATKIKEFSKSNIKLNPIPTEAYPTPAKRPHRSTFALDKIEKDYQIEIKYWQPSLESCIEILKENEEKPVVHYEMKKTRVVY is encoded by the coding sequence ATGAGTAGAATTTTAGTTACAGGAGCAGGGGGACAATTAGGTAATTGTTTCAAAAAGTTAGAGGAAAACTATCCACAATATAACTTTGTATTTAAAACTTCAAAAGAGTTGGATATAACAGATGAAGGAGCTGTTTTGGATATTTTTAATGAAGAAAAACCATCAGTTTGTATCAATGCTGCTGCATACACCGCTGTAGATTTGGCGGAGCAGGAGCAAGAAAAAGCCTATGATATTAACGCTAATGGAGTGGAAAATCTAGCAAAAGCTTGTCAAGAAAATCAAACATTATTGATACACATCAGCACCGATTATGTTTTTGATGGAGATACAAATTTGCCTTATTCAGAAGACGATTTTACCAATCCTCTTGGAGTTTATGGGAAGTCTAAACTTAGAGGGGAAGAATTGGCTTTAGAGAATAATCCTAATACAATAGTCATTCGTACTTCTTGGCTTTACTCTGAGTTTAATAAAAACTTTGTAAAAACAATGCTTCACCTTTTTTCTCAAAAAGATGAATTAAATATAGTAAACGACCAATTCGGTCAGCCAACTAATGCCAATGATTTGGCAGAAGCTGTAATGAAAATCATAGAAACACCTTCAAAAAAAATGGGTATCTATCATTTCTCTAACTACTCAGAGACCACTTGGTACGAGTTTGCTACAAAAATTAAAGAATTCTCAAAAAGTAATATTAAACTAAATCCTATTCCAACAGAAGCCTATCCTACACCAGCAAAGAGACCACATAGAAGTACATTTGCTTTAGATAAAATAGAAAAAGATTATCAGATAGAAATAAAGTATTGGCAACCTAGTTTAGAGTCTTGCATAGAAATCCTTAAAGAAAATGAAGAAAAACCCGTTGTGCATTATGAAATGAAAAAAACAAGAGTTGTTTATTAG
- a CDS encoding acyl-CoA thioesterase — translation MGELKEFESIVKIRFADCDPIGHLNNVKYLEYMLNAREDHVEDNYGFTYQEYAQKTGCTWIAIENQIAYLREIKANTKAKITSKTIMMDKRTALVEILMKALDSDLVYAVLWVKVIHFNLKTRKSQEHTPEIMEQLGEFLVEISEKTFQERVDNLRKINKFVGI, via the coding sequence ATGGGAGAATTAAAAGAGTTTGAGAGTATAGTTAAAATTCGTTTTGCTGATTGCGACCCAATAGGGCATCTCAATAATGTAAAATATTTGGAGTATATGCTCAATGCAAGAGAAGATCATGTGGAAGATAACTACGGATTTACCTATCAAGAATATGCACAAAAAACGGGCTGCACTTGGATTGCTATAGAAAATCAAATAGCATACCTAAGAGAAATAAAAGCTAATACTAAAGCTAAAATTACAAGTAAAACCATTATGATGGATAAAAGAACAGCTTTAGTAGAAATTTTAATGAAGGCTTTGGATTCTGATTTAGTTTACGCTGTATTATGGGTAAAGGTTATTCACTTTAATCTTAAAACAAGAAAATCACAAGAACACACTCCAGAAATTATGGAACAGCTTGGTGAATTCTTGGTAGAAATATCGGAAAAAACATTCCAAGAAAGAGTTGATAACTTGAGAAAAATAAATAAATTTGTGGGGATATAG
- a CDS encoding OmpH family outer membrane protein — translation MKKLSVLFAAVMMFVSMGVAKAQKIATVDVEAILSMMPEKKKADEQLLSVFKAKQVEIQKQAQAWQEEVAAYQKSAATMTEAQRTAKEGELQKKQQNIQQMSEAAQKDYTEKQQAAYAPIDKKFMEATEKAAKANGWDFIFDSNTMGLIYKGGADATAAVKKELGL, via the coding sequence ATGAAAAAATTAAGCGTATTGTTTGCAGCGGTAATGATGTTTGTATCTATGGGAGTTGCAAAGGCACAAAAAATAGCTACGGTAGATGTAGAAGCTATTTTGAGCATGATGCCTGAAAAGAAAAAAGCAGATGAACAATTACTAAGTGTATTTAAAGCAAAACAAGTAGAAATTCAAAAACAAGCACAAGCTTGGCAAGAAGAGGTTGCAGCTTATCAAAAATCGGCAGCTACAATGACTGAGGCTCAGAGAACTGCTAAGGAAGGAGAATTGCAGAAGAAACAACAGAATATTCAGCAAATGTCAGAAGCTGCTCAGAAAGATTATACAGAGAAGCAACAAGCAGCTTACGCTCCTATAGATAAGAAATTTATGGAAGCTACAGAAAAAGCAGCTAAAGCTAACGGTTGGGACTTTATTTTTGACTCTAACACTATGGGGTTAATCTATAAAGGAGGAGCTGATGCTACTGCAGCTGTTAAAAAAGAATTAGGACTTTAA
- a CDS encoding OmpH family outer membrane protein → MISFFKKIAFVLSLLFISFGIKAQKIGVVDTRYILEKFPQYKEAEKRLETQVQTWQTEISQMQTNYEAKKTSFENEKVLLVGEQLKTREKEVLELEKELKGLISKRFGTDGEVNKLRTSLTKPFQDQIWNAIKQVSDKNGLGIVLDKGNDANILFTDKKYDYTDKVLDILLKNQKK, encoded by the coding sequence ATGATAAGTTTTTTTAAAAAAATAGCTTTTGTTCTCAGTCTGTTGTTTATAAGCTTTGGTATCAAAGCACAGAAGATAGGAGTTGTAGATACACGATATATTTTGGAGAAGTTTCCTCAATACAAAGAGGCAGAAAAAAGATTGGAAACACAAGTGCAAACTTGGCAAACTGAAATTAGCCAAATGCAGACCAATTACGAAGCTAAAAAAACATCATTTGAAAATGAAAAAGTACTTCTTGTAGGAGAGCAACTAAAGACAAGGGAAAAAGAAGTTTTAGAATTAGAAAAAGAGCTTAAAGGACTTATCTCTAAAAGATTTGGAACGGATGGAGAGGTTAATAAGTTGAGAACATCTCTAACTAAGCCTTTTCAAGATCAAATTTGGAATGCCATAAAGCAAGTTAGTGATAAAAATGGTTTAGGCATAGTTCTTGATAAGGGTAACGATGCAAATATACTCTTTACTGATAAAAAGTACGATTATACCGATAAAGTATTGGATATTTTACTTAAAAATCAAAAAAAATAA
- a CDS encoding BamA/OMP85 family outer membrane protein produces the protein MRYKFLPVLLFAASAHLFGQEVPKTNPQQGVQSESTAQVDDLQGNYILKDIVVDGVKKYSADQVLRFTGLRKGEQIEVPGQKISEAIKKLWNSKYFSEVEVYVQSVDGQNIVLRFLLEDLKDLGEVKVVGVDKKVSKSKAEKIIKDNDLKPGVKITNDLINSVKHNIAKQQIDKGFSDAKVNVKNTANPKDPNMMDWTIEVQRGKRIKIDRITFEGNENISSRKLRKKAFKETKQKRFLLGILKSSKFVKEKYEEDKKNLVTYYNSLGYRDAVIVSDSVWRNKNNNYEINVKLNEGKKYYIGDINFIGNTAYSTEFLQKVLGYKKGDIYDAVGFNKKVGEDGGKEDDSDIKSLYLNNGYLFSQVTPVEKAIKGDSIDLEIRIKEGEKASWDRVTWSGNTTTHDHVILRSLQTRPGNLFSKRDIKGTYFDLAGMQFFDPQQIKYDIKPNPQNNTVDVAWSLVEKGSSQVQLQAGYGGSSFIGTLGLTFNNFSLRNFLRGKDFKPVPQGDGQVLSLQAQAGQFFQNYSFAFTEPWLFGSRPTALSISVNNSIVKYADLTGGSQRLNIFSANVGLTRRLLWPDYNFSLYTGISYQGYNFNNFPFQFGSEQVSNGSANNFAFNISLSRNSAGFDPHFPTQGSNIEASVKFTPPYSLFSNKDYSTMSTAAKYNWLEFYKVKLRAETYNTVVGKLVLRSTAEMGFMDGYNRQLGAPPFERFYLGGVGLFAGRFDGRELIPLRGYQNASMTGGLTEDVTPTGGGTLYNRFAVELRYPISMNQTAKIYALTFAEGGNTWNNFSTYNPFQLKRSVGVGIRVFMGAFGLIGFDFAYGFDKTIGGTQPSGWNTHFLMNQPL, from the coding sequence ATGAGATATAAATTTTTACCAGTTCTTTTATTTGCAGCGTCAGCTCATTTATTTGGACAAGAGGTGCCTAAGACAAATCCTCAACAAGGGGTACAAAGTGAGAGTACAGCTCAGGTAGATGACTTACAAGGAAACTATATTTTGAAGGATATAGTGGTAGATGGCGTCAAAAAATATAGTGCAGATCAGGTTTTAAGATTTACAGGACTTAGAAAAGGGGAGCAGATAGAAGTGCCTGGACAAAAAATTAGCGAGGCTATAAAAAAACTTTGGAATTCTAAATATTTCTCTGAGGTAGAAGTTTATGTACAAAGTGTAGATGGGCAAAATATTGTGCTTAGATTTTTATTGGAAGACTTAAAAGATTTAGGAGAAGTAAAAGTAGTAGGGGTAGATAAGAAAGTCAGTAAATCTAAGGCTGAAAAAATCATAAAAGATAATGATTTAAAACCTGGGGTAAAAATCACTAATGACTTAATAAACTCGGTAAAACACAATATTGCCAAACAGCAGATAGATAAAGGTTTCTCTGATGCTAAGGTAAATGTAAAGAATACTGCAAACCCTAAAGACCCTAATATGATGGACTGGACGATAGAGGTACAGAGGGGGAAGCGTATAAAAATAGACCGTATTACTTTTGAAGGAAACGAGAATATTTCATCTAGAAAGCTTAGAAAAAAAGCATTTAAAGAAACTAAACAAAAAAGATTTTTATTAGGAATATTAAAATCTTCTAAGTTTGTTAAAGAGAAATACGAAGAAGATAAGAAAAACTTAGTAACCTATTATAACTCTTTAGGTTATCGTGATGCGGTAATTGTTTCCGATTCGGTTTGGAGAAATAAAAACAACAATTATGAAATTAATGTAAAACTCAACGAAGGTAAAAAATACTATATTGGAGACATTAATTTCATTGGAAATACGGCTTACAGCACAGAGTTTTTACAAAAAGTATTAGGTTATAAAAAAGGAGATATTTATGATGCCGTAGGATTTAATAAAAAAGTGGGTGAAGATGGTGGCAAAGAAGATGATTCAGATATCAAGTCTTTATACCTTAATAACGGTTATCTTTTCTCCCAAGTAACACCTGTAGAGAAAGCAATAAAGGGAGACTCTATAGACTTAGAAATAAGAATTAAGGAGGGCGAAAAGGCTTCTTGGGATAGAGTAACGTGGAGTGGTAATACGACCACACACGACCATGTAATACTTCGTTCTTTGCAGACACGACCAGGTAATTTATTTTCTAAAAGAGATATTAAAGGAACTTACTTTGATTTAGCAGGGATGCAGTTTTTTGACCCTCAACAAATTAAATATGACATCAAACCAAATCCACAAAATAACACTGTAGATGTTGCTTGGAGTTTGGTAGAAAAAGGCTCTTCACAAGTGCAATTACAGGCAGGTTATGGTGGTAGCTCATTTATAGGGACTTTGGGGCTAACGTTTAATAACTTTTCTCTTAGAAACTTCTTGAGAGGCAAAGATTTTAAACCTGTTCCTCAAGGAGATGGGCAAGTATTATCATTACAGGCACAGGCAGGGCAATTCTTCCAAAATTATAGTTTTGCTTTTACAGAACCTTGGTTGTTTGGTAGCCGTCCAACTGCTTTATCTATAAGTGTAAATAACTCTATAGTAAAATATGCAGACCTTACAGGAGGTAGTCAAAGGTTAAATATATTCTCTGCGAATGTAGGTTTAACAAGAAGACTATTATGGCCAGATTATAATTTCTCCCTTTATACAGGGATTTCTTATCAGGGCTATAATTTCAATAACTTCCCATTCCAGTTCGGGTCAGAACAAGTGAGTAATGGTTCCGCAAACAACTTTGCATTTAATATATCACTGAGTAGAAATTCAGCAGGATTTGATCCTCATTTCCCTACGCAAGGGTCTAATATAGAGGCTTCTGTAAAGTTTACACCACCGTATTCTTTATTTTCGAATAAAGATTATAGTACTATGTCCACTGCGGCAAAATATAATTGGTTAGAATTTTACAAAGTAAAACTTAGAGCTGAAACTTATAATACGGTTGTTGGTAAACTAGTACTACGTTCTACTGCAGAAATGGGCTTTATGGACGGATACAATAGACAACTAGGAGCTCCACCTTTTGAGAGATTCTATTTAGGAGGTGTAGGGCTTTTTGCGGGAAGGTTTGACGGTAGAGAGCTTATACCATTGCGTGGTTATCAAAACGCATCTATGACAGGTGGGTTAACAGAAGATGTCACGCCAACAGGTGGGGGTACATTATATAACCGTTTTGCAGTAGAATTAAGATATCCAATCTCAATGAACCAAACTGCTAAAATCTATGCACTTACTTTTGCTGAAGGAGGTAATACTTGGAATAACTTTTCAACTTACAATCCGTTCCAGTTGAAACGCTCTGTAGGTGTTGGTATTAGAGTATTTATGGGTGCTTTTGGTTTAATTGGGTTCGACTTTGCTTACGGATTTGATAAAACTATAGGAGGCACACAACCTTCGGGCTGGAATACTCACTTCTTAATGAACCAACCATTATAA
- a CDS encoding isoprenyl transferase encodes MSEIKNKIDKNKLPQHIAIIMDGNGRWAKSKGQERTFGHKNAIEAVRNAINACNEIGVPYLTLYTFSTENWGRPSDEVDTLMNLLSETLLAEAEDIFNKGLRMHVIGDVERLPSLVKDQLLNVVDLTKDNTNGNLVLALSYGSRHEILTAVKKIATEVKNGELSVEEISEETISQNLFTKDIPDVDLLIRTSGEVRISNFLLWQIAYAELQFLDVLWPDFSKDDFFQCIVDYQNKERRYGKTSEQVAP; translated from the coding sequence ATGTCAGAAATAAAAAACAAAATTGATAAAAACAAATTGCCCCAACACATCGCTATTATAATGGATGGCAATGGGAGATGGGCAAAATCCAAAGGACAAGAAAGAACCTTTGGACACAAGAATGCTATTGAAGCCGTAAGAAATGCCATCAATGCTTGTAATGAGATAGGTGTACCTTATCTTACATTATATACCTTTTCCACGGAAAATTGGGGACGACCTTCCGATGAGGTAGATACGCTTATGAATTTGTTATCAGAAACTTTATTAGCAGAGGCAGAAGATATATTCAATAAAGGGTTGAGAATGCATGTTATAGGCGATGTGGAAAGATTGCCCTCTTTGGTTAAAGATCAGTTGCTAAATGTAGTAGATTTAACTAAGGATAATACTAACGGAAATTTAGTTTTGGCCCTGAGCTACGGTTCTAGACATGAGATTTTAACGGCAGTGAAAAAAATTGCCACCGAAGTTAAAAATGGAGAATTATCGGTAGAGGAGATTTCAGAAGAAACTATAAGTCAGAACTTGTTTACTAAAGACATTCCAGATGTAGATTTATTGATTAGAACAAGTGGAGAAGTGAGGATAAGCAATTTCCTTTTATGGCAAATAGCTTATGCAGAACTACAGTTTTTAGATGTTCTATGGCCAGATTTCTCTAAAGACGATTTTTTCCAATGTATCGTAGATTATCAAAACAAGGAGAGACGATACGGCAAAACTAGTGAGCAGGTAGCTCCTTAA
- a CDS encoding DUF6089 family protein — translation MKKIIFGLLCIFTTSTLSFAQKHEIGVYAGVSNLVGDIGKTDYLFPDISTFNSIYGPPVNLGGFYKMNFNPYQGLRFNLSYSNIKFQDYLAKEGYRRMRNNSGNNTILSLESIFEYQFLPVNNEQKEPMFSPYIFGGVGAMLYSSTNTTLDFSNYQLVDAIGAFTPPTIEDYPEEQRTMINKLTMSIPFGVGLKYKFNYNWALFGEITFRPTFTDNIDYSNIQESQVRVLYDKEIVKAIRGGNTMLSKEEIDTIIKPYLESRKVGNLNSKDWVNSVALGVSYSFGSPPCYCD, via the coding sequence ATGAAGAAAATAATTTTCGGTCTATTGTGTATTTTTACAACCTCCACTCTGTCTTTTGCTCAAAAGCATGAGATTGGTGTTTATGCAGGGGTGAGTAATCTTGTGGGAGATATTGGAAAGACCGATTATTTGTTCCCTGATATTTCAACATTTAATAGTATTTATGGGCCACCAGTCAATTTAGGAGGTTTTTACAAGATGAACTTTAATCCATATCAAGGGCTTAGATTTAATTTATCTTATTCAAATATTAAATTTCAAGACTATTTGGCAAAGGAAGGGTACCGTAGAATGAGAAATAATTCTGGTAATAATACAATATTATCCTTAGAATCTATTTTTGAGTATCAATTTTTACCAGTGAATAATGAGCAGAAAGAACCTATGTTCAGCCCCTATATTTTTGGGGGTGTAGGAGCAATGCTTTATTCAAGTACTAATACTACATTAGATTTTTCTAATTATCAGCTAGTAGATGCTATAGGGGCTTTTACGCCTCCTACGATTGAAGATTATCCTGAAGAGCAACGAACTATGATTAATAAACTGACGATGTCTATTCCATTTGGAGTGGGATTAAAGTATAAATTTAACTATAATTGGGCTTTATTTGGAGAGATTACCTTCCGCCCTACTTTTACAGACAATATTGATTACAGTAATATACAAGAAAGTCAGGTAAGAGTTCTTTATGATAAAGAAATTGTAAAGGCAATAAGAGGAGGTAATACGATGTTATCAAAAGAAGAAATAGATACAATTATAAAACCTTATTTGGAATCAAGAAAAGTAGGAAATCTAAATTCTAAGGACTGGGTAAATTCAGTTGCTTTAGGTGTATCCTATTCTTTTGGGAGTCCACCGTGTTATTGTGATTAA
- a CDS encoding TIGR00341 family protein, which produces MLEKLTKLKEVFSLLSQQETFDNVKENIAANIPFKGTNLWILIFAIFIACLGLNMNSTAVIIGAMLISPLMGPIMGIGFSVGINDPWMLKTAIKNYAFASGVGLVASMIYFLVSPISDAYSEILARTSPNIYDVLIAFFGGLAGIVATYSKLKGNVIPGVAIATALMPPLCTAGYGLATLQFSYFFGALYLYLINTVYIALATFIVLKVVDFPRYHFKDERIEKRSRKIMWFLVVLTLIPSTYFGYVMVNKNKFERNASRFISGEAVFQNNFLLSKKISYENGEIELTYGGEKLSEESMKALKKKANNYDLEGVKLVIKQGFNFVPSVNGQNNIVPANDSEQQLKKFLVMRSDSINAHKKETEQIFKELKVQNNNIKKFAFSTMDEVTDSSIIKKNVMLITVGESIREVEKIKINEWLKVRVNNPKLEVIYNIK; this is translated from the coding sequence ATGTTAGAAAAACTAACCAAATTAAAAGAAGTTTTTAGCCTTCTTTCTCAGCAAGAAACATTTGATAATGTTAAAGAAAACATAGCTGCAAATATTCCATTTAAAGGGACTAATCTGTGGATTTTAATTTTTGCCATATTTATAGCTTGTCTGGGGCTTAATATGAACTCTACTGCGGTGATTATAGGAGCGATGCTTATATCTCCACTTATGGGACCTATTATGGGGATTGGTTTTTCTGTTGGGATTAACGACCCTTGGATGCTGAAAACAGCCATTAAAAACTATGCCTTCGCTTCTGGAGTTGGCTTGGTAGCTTCTATGATTTATTTTTTAGTTTCTCCTATTAGCGATGCCTATTCAGAAATATTGGCGAGAACTTCTCCTAATATCTACGATGTACTTATCGCTTTTTTCGGAGGTTTAGCAGGAATTGTGGCTACTTATAGTAAACTGAAAGGTAATGTAATACCAGGAGTAGCCATTGCTACGGCACTTATGCCTCCTTTGTGTACGGCAGGATATGGGCTGGCAACATTGCAGTTTTCGTATTTTTTTGGAGCTTTATATTTATATCTCATCAATACGGTTTATATCGCGTTAGCAACCTTTATTGTGCTTAAGGTAGTGGATTTCCCTCGTTATCATTTCAAAGATGAGAGGATAGAGAAACGCTCTAGGAAAATTATGTGGTTTTTAGTCGTTCTTACTTTGATACCAAGTACTTACTTCGGCTATGTGATGGTGAATAAAAATAAATTTGAACGAAATGCCTCTCGTTTTATCAGCGGTGAAGCTGTATTTCAAAACAATTTTCTTTTAAGTAAGAAAATTAGTTATGAGAATGGTGAAATAGAACTTACTTATGGCGGAGAAAAGTTAAGCGAAGAGAGTATGAAAGCGCTTAAAAAAAAGGCTAATAATTATGATTTGGAGGGCGTGAAATTAGTCATAAAACAAGGGTTTAATTTTGTGCCATCGGTTAATGGACAGAATAATATTGTTCCTGCTAATGATTCGGAACAACAGCTCAAGAAGTTTTTAGTGATGAGGAGTGATAGTATTAACGCTCATAAAAAAGAAACCGAACAAATATTTAAAGAGCTTAAGGTTCAAAATAATAATATAAAGAAGTTTGCGTTCAGCACTATGGATGAGGTTACAGACTCTTCTATAATTAAGAAGAATGTAATGCTTATAACTGTAGGAGAATCTATTAGAGAAGTAGAGAAGATCAAAATAAATGAATGGCTTAAAGTAAGAGTTAATAATCCAAAATTAGAGGTTATCTATAACATTAAATAG
- a CDS encoding phosphatidylserine decarboxylase family protein, translating to MKLHKESKGTLLVVGSVVAIVSGLSIYFLKGWALVIILPLLVILGLVLWFFRVPNRTILEHRENVIAPVDGKVVMIKEVEENEFLKGKCIQVSIFMSPLNVHICRYPVSGEVVYKKYHPGKYLVAWHEKSSTENERTTVAVKTLLGSNVVFRQIAGYVARRIVFYCNEGDVAKAGHEFGFIKFGSRMDVFLPRDTEILCKIGDKTKGGLDVIAKLKS from the coding sequence ATGAAATTACACAAAGAATCTAAAGGAACATTACTTGTGGTGGGAAGCGTGGTGGCTATAGTAAGCGGCTTGTCTATTTATTTTTTAAAGGGGTGGGCACTGGTTATTATACTTCCTCTTTTGGTTATTTTAGGATTGGTTTTATGGTTTTTTAGAGTGCCTAATAGAACTATTTTAGAACATAGAGAAAATGTAATAGCACCTGTAGACGGCAAAGTGGTAATGATAAAAGAAGTAGAGGAAAATGAATTCTTAAAAGGAAAGTGTATTCAGGTTTCTATCTTTATGTCGCCACTTAATGTTCATATTTGCCGTTATCCTGTAAGTGGAGAGGTGGTTTATAAAAAATATCACCCAGGTAAGTATCTAGTAGCGTGGCACGAGAAATCTTCTACCGAAAACGAAAGAACTACAGTTGCAGTTAAAACTCTTTTAGGGTCTAATGTTGTATTTCGTCAGATTGCAGGCTATGTTGCGAGAAGAATTGTATTCTATTGTAACGAAGGAGATGTAGCCAAAGCAGGGCACGAGTTTGGATTTATTAAATTTGGTTCTCGTATGGATGTGTTTTTGCCACGAGATACAGAGATACTTTGCAAAATAGGAGATAAAACTAAGGGAGGCTTAGATGTAATCGCTAAACTGAAAAGCTAA
- a CDS encoding phosphatidate cytidylyltransferase codes for MDKNLLLRIIFGGVYALVIIACTTPYGAVAINNLFGNYVVGAEQLYFGLITFLLFVGVWECVRMMKFDNTFWKWLVFPAVLLVYYRFSMKYFYSGFYANITLSEILGLALLPIAALTLFRYPKELYYENGKLIFAVIYTVIPFSFALGLPTFIKGLPESFSMEVFWMFVLIWSSDSFAYIFGRLSGKHKMAPKISPKKTWEGFIGGVLCTMLLGFFIEQNYTELRGNWILVCVLVSVFAPMGDLLESQLKRTFGVKDSGNIIPGHGGILDRLDSFMVCAPVLYLYFAIEKLF; via the coding sequence TTGGATAAAAATTTATTACTCCGTATAATATTTGGTGGTGTTTATGCACTTGTGATAATTGCTTGTACAACGCCTTATGGAGCTGTTGCTATCAATAACTTGTTTGGGAATTATGTGGTAGGAGCGGAGCAACTCTATTTTGGACTAATTACATTTTTATTATTTGTAGGCGTATGGGAATGCGTGAGAATGATGAAGTTTGATAATACTTTTTGGAAATGGTTGGTTTTCCCAGCCGTTCTTCTTGTGTATTATCGCTTTAGTATGAAGTACTTCTATAGTGGTTTTTATGCTAATATTACACTATCAGAAATATTAGGATTAGCATTACTGCCTATTGCGGCATTAACATTATTTCGTTACCCTAAAGAGCTTTATTACGAAAATGGCAAACTCATCTTTGCTGTTATTTATACTGTGATACCGTTTTCTTTTGCATTAGGTTTACCTACTTTTATTAAAGGTTTACCAGAGTCTTTTTCTATGGAAGTATTTTGGATGTTTGTTCTTATTTGGAGCAGTGATTCCTTTGCTTATATTTTCGGAAGATTATCGGGTAAACATAAAATGGCTCCTAAGATAAGTCCTAAGAAAACATGGGAAGGCTTTATTGGTGGAGTGTTATGCACAATGCTATTAGGTTTTTTTATAGAGCAAAACTATACGGAACTTAGAGGTAATTGGATATTGGTATGTGTGTTAGTATCTGTATTTGCTCCTATGGGAGATTTGTTAGAAAGTCAACTAAAACGAACTTTCGGAGTTAAAGATAGTGGAAATATCATTCCTGGTCATGGAGGAATTTTAGATAGACTGGATAGTTTTATGGTATGTGCTCCAGTATTATATTTATATTTTGCGATAGAAAAGTTATTTTAA
- a CDS encoding LUD domain-containing protein codes for MSWFKNIVGKIFNTEEEAEKPNIIKLGDKLSSADLDYKFAQLFTHSGGIFNYCADEAEALKTLNQIVKLEGMSSIFCCDENLRDFLNVIGVSSTETLELFNDAAFITCEYLIAYDGKIMLSHNNILHYNSSRLPDKIVIMATVSQIVTNLNEAMMKVKRRKSTLKNLTSISGGQSHLDDPQKKNTKLFLLLLED; via the coding sequence TTGAGTTGGTTTAAGAACATCGTCGGTAAAATTTTTAATACAGAAGAGGAAGCAGAGAAGCCTAATATCATAAAATTAGGTGATAAGCTTAGTTCTGCAGATTTAGATTATAAATTTGCCCAGTTGTTTACACATTCTGGAGGTATTTTCAATTACTGTGCAGACGAGGCAGAAGCTCTTAAAACGCTCAATCAAATCGTTAAGTTAGAAGGTATGTCCTCTATTTTCTGTTGTGATGAAAACCTTAGAGATTTCTTAAATGTGATAGGGGTATCTTCTACGGAAACTCTAGAACTTTTCAATGATGCAGCCTTTATCACTTGTGAATATCTTATCGCTTACGATGGCAAAATAATGCTTTCTCACAATAATATCTTACACTATAACTCTTCTAGGCTACCAGATAAAATTGTGATTATGGCTACTGTTTCTCAAATAGTAACCAATCTTAACGAAGCGATGATGAAAGTGAAACGGAGAAAAAGCACTCTTAAAAATCTAACTTCGATAAGTGGTGGGCAATCACACTTAGATGACCCTCAAAAAAAGAATACTAAACTTTTTCTTCTCCTACTAGAAGATTAA